The Euphorbia lathyris chromosome 3, ddEupLath1.1, whole genome shotgun sequence genome contains a region encoding:
- the LOC136221663 gene encoding dof zinc finger protein DOF2.1-like — MDSSGGQLKEMGGNSLENMLVCSKQSQERKARPTQEEALKCPRCDSMNTKFCYYNNYSLSQPRYFCKSCRRYWTKGGTLRNVPVGGGCRKNKRSSSSSSTTSSSSISTRKPQIDPHLITSNPLLSSLHPTTTPYDSNDLTLAFSRLQKHSNPQLGFDHHLSILGNPNHCDNFGNPNGNSPFLGYLENGFYGYGNGDQNENEMVMGYDDQDVRDNSTATTQAVTVTTMKQEFCNFGREDDQSKILWGFPWQINGNGSISDLDSGRDTNWNNSIHGIASPWHGVLNTPLM; from the exons ATGGATTCTTCAGGTGGACAACTCAAG GAAATGGGTGGAAATTCATTGGAAAACATGTTAGTTTGTTCAAAACAAAGTCAAGAAAGGAAAGCAAGACCAACACAAGAAGAAGCATTAAAATGTCCAAGATGTGATTCAATGAACACAAAATTCTGTTACTACAACAATTACAGCCTCTCACAGCCAAGATACTTCTGCAAATCCTGCAGACGCTACTGGACAAAAGGCGGCACATTGAGAAACGTCCCGGTCGGCGGTGGTTGCAGAAAGAACAAaagatcatcatcatcatcctcaACGACATCATCATCATCTATCTCAACAAGAAAACCCCAAATTGATCCACATTTGATCACCTCAAACCCTTTACTTTCTTCTCTCCATCCAACAACAACACCTTATGATTCCAATGATCTTACTCTTGCATTTTCCAGACTTCAAAAACACTCAAATCCCCAATTAGGGTTTGATCACCATCTTTCTATTTTGGGAAATCCAAACCACTGTGATAATTTTGGAAACCCTAATGGGAATTCTCCATTTCTTGGGTATCTTGAAAATGGGTTTTATGGGTATGGAAATGGAGACCAGAATGAGAATGAGATGGTGATGGGTTATGATGATCAAGATGTTAGAGATAATAGTACTGCAACTACACAAGCTGTGACAGTTACAACTATGAAACAAGAGTTTTGTAATTTTGGTAGAGAAGATGATCAGAGTAAGATTTTATGGGGATTTCCATGGCAGATTAATGGGAATGGTTCAATTTCTGATCTTGATTCTGGAAGAGATACCAACTGGAACAACAGTATTCATGGAATTGCTTCTCCTTGGCATGGAGTTCTTAATACTCCTTTGATGTAG